A genome region from Engraulis encrasicolus isolate BLACKSEA-1 chromosome 6, IST_EnEncr_1.0, whole genome shotgun sequence includes the following:
- the lrriq3 gene encoding leucine-rich repeat and IQ domain-containing protein 3 yields MAVQDVQKFLVSCTASLILEHGVQEQDGEDPTLQEMAMVKLGGHMLKNVVNFGGCSSLRICILSGNFITNIAALSGCVHLVKLDLSGNQITQLPDAVYWNKFTELLLLNLHDNNMSTRKHIGGLSCCPNLIALTMHDTPLSLKANYRHCIVNTLWSLKALDNYVISDEEIIEGFTLSPKFRKMAPNLAINLHPTPIMETFKDEMWSVRQIISKINRIQAKFSPTLIIQRCIRGHLVRKCLCVRQPWRKTRKLLTPITSKGTTAEDHSIPDKQSVFVTNFSVADKQTDVTGEDKSSNKKLNAPFNTPQLSKVLRSGTSRDDIGMSNRFQSLALDTTGILFGSKAVLHQAEPMYDMLLARRQDGINVRGDINQLHTLKPINPPPTRHPMVIAKQRLVERCNAGIDLEVFQTIERCNRAREHKAAVRMKADEVANALARREEAKDYRDTFMESRRKEAQLLKQQEQSELQEALTRLKNSRNQYVQHARERYSQYLESRKIQQYEQVKMNRFCGHHLSLSKVVAKQHAKQRNSIITQEKHSLVMSARTHEILQRKLVKDHLDRRRQSFRDSAARSRRTRDVHKKKVQCNLFRAKGVGPKTKPSLMTVPKKVIVFPKIA; encoded by the exons ATGGCTGTCCAGGATGTTCAGAAGTTTCTTGTTAGCTGCACTGCTTCTCTTATCTTGGAGCATGGAGTTCAGGAGCAGGATGGAGAAGACCCTACCTTACAGGAAATGGCAATGGTCAAACTGGGGGGCCATATGCTTAAAAATGTGGTTAATTTTGGGGGGTGTTCGTCCTTGAGAATTTGCATTCTATCAGGCAACTTCATTACCAACATAGCTGCTTTGTCAGGGTGTGTGCATTTAGTGAAGTTAGACCTCAGTGGAAATCAG ATAACACAACTACCAGATGCAGTCTACTGGAATAAGTTTACAGAACTCCTACTGTTGAACCTTCATGACAACAATATGTCTACCCGAAAGCACATTGGTGGACTGTCTTGCTGTCCAAATCTGATTGCTTTGACCATGCATGACACACCATTAAGCTTGAAGGCAAACTACAGACACTGTATTGTCAACACCCTGTGGTCATTGAAAGCTTTGGACAATTACGTTATTTCTGATGAGGAAATCATCGAAGGTTTCACACTCTCACCTAAATTCAGAAAAATGGCTCCGAATTTAGCCATCAATCTTCATCCTACACCAATAATG GAGACCTTCAAGGATGAGATGTGGTCGGTTAGGCAGATCATTTCCAAAATCAACCGAATCCAAGCAAAATTCTCCCCAACTTTAATCATTCAGAGATGCATTAGAGGTCATCTAGTCAGGAAATGTTTGTG TGTAAGACAACCTTGGAGAAAGACTCGAAAACTACTTACACCCATCACGTCTAAGGGCACAACTGCAGAAGACCATTCTATTCCTGACAAACAGTCAGTTTTTGTCACAAACTTTTCTGtggctgacaaacagacagat GTTACAGGTgaagataaatcatctaataaaaaaCTGAATGCACCCTTCAACACCCCCCAGCTCAGTAAAGTTTTAAGATCCGGCACAAGCAGGGATGACATTG GCATGTCCAACAGGTTCCAGAGCCTGGCCCTGGACACGACTGGCATCCTGTTTGGCTCCAAGGCCGTGCTCCACCAGGCGGAGCCCATGTACGACATGCTCCTCGCCCGCAGACAGGATGGAATCAACGTCCGCGGGGACATCAACCAGCTCCATACCCTCAAACCCATCAACCCGCCGCCCACTCGTCACCCCATGGTCATTGCCAAGCAGAGGCTGGTGGAGCGATGCAACGCTGGCATCGACCTGGAGGTCTTCCAGACCATCGAGAGATGCAACAGGGCGCGGGAGCACAAGGCGGCTGTTCGGATGAAGGCAGACGAGGTGGCAAATGCCCTGGCCAGGAGGGAGGAGGCCAAGGACTACAGGGACACCTTCATGGAGAGCAGGCGCAAGGAGGCACAGCTGCTGAAACAGCAGGAGCAGAGCGAGTTGCAGGAGGCGCTGACCCGGCTGAAGAACAGTCGCAACCAGTACGTCCAGCATGCCAGGGAGAGGTACTCCCAGTACCTGGAGAGCAGGAAGATCCAGCAATACGAACAGGTCAAAATGAACAGGTTCTGCGGCCATCACCTGTCCCTGAGTAAGGTGGTGGCCAAACAGCATGCCAAACAAAGGAACAGCATCATCACACAGGAGAAGCACAGCCTGGTGATGTCCGCCCGCACACACGAAATACTGCAGAGGAAGCTGGTCAAGGACCACCTGGATCGCAG GAGACAGTCCTTCAGAGACAGTGCTGCGAGGTCTCGAAGGACCAGGGACGTTCACAAGAAGAAAGTGCAGTGTAACCTCTTCCGAGCCAAAGGGGTTGGTCCTAAGACCAAACCCAGTTTAATGACAGTGCCAAAGAAAGTCATTGTGTTTCCAAAAATTGCATAA